A single region of the Nocardioides sp. W7 genome encodes:
- the rhaS gene encoding rhamnose ABC transporter substrate-binding protein, producing MRFQNRRLASLAAVTMVASLALTACGGDDESGSSSDGGGGGTTVTFIPKNLGNPYFDTSNAGGKKAVEEFGGKYEEVGPAEGSPDGQVTYINTATQQGRNALVISANDPDALCDAIGEARDADIKVVTYDADTNPDCRDLFINQADSAGIAKVQVEMIAEQIGDAGEVAFLSAAANATNQNEWIGLMEDEIAANHPDIKVVDTVYGDDDDQTSFDRTAALLQSHPNLKGIISPTTVGIAAAARYLSTSDAKGKVALTGLGTPNQMREYVEDGTVTEFALWNPGDLGYLAAFAAKALVDGDIEGEGDTFTAGDLGEFTVGADNTVLLGEPFRFNADNIADFDF from the coding sequence ATGCGTTTCCAGAACCGACGACTCGCCAGCCTCGCGGCTGTGACGATGGTCGCCAGCCTGGCACTGACCGCTTGCGGGGGCGACGACGAGTCTGGCTCGTCGAGCGACGGCGGCGGCGGAGGCACCACGGTGACCTTCATCCCGAAGAACCTCGGCAACCCGTACTTCGACACCTCCAACGCCGGCGGCAAGAAGGCCGTCGAGGAGTTCGGTGGCAAGTACGAGGAGGTCGGCCCGGCCGAGGGTTCCCCCGACGGCCAGGTGACCTACATCAACACCGCCACCCAGCAGGGCCGCAACGCCCTGGTGATCTCGGCCAACGACCCCGACGCCCTGTGCGACGCCATCGGCGAGGCGCGCGACGCCGACATCAAGGTCGTCACCTACGACGCCGACACCAACCCGGACTGCCGCGACCTGTTCATCAACCAGGCCGACTCCGCGGGCATCGCCAAGGTGCAGGTCGAGATGATCGCCGAGCAGATCGGTGACGCCGGCGAGGTCGCGTTCCTCTCGGCCGCGGCCAACGCGACCAACCAGAACGAGTGGATCGGCCTCATGGAGGACGAGATCGCCGCGAACCACCCGGACATCAAGGTGGTCGACACCGTCTACGGCGACGACGACGACCAGACCTCCTTCGACCGGACCGCGGCGCTGCTGCAGTCGCACCCGAACCTGAAGGGGATCATCTCCCCGACCACGGTCGGCATCGCGGCCGCCGCTCGCTACCTGTCGACCTCGGACGCCAAGGGCAAGGTCGCGCTGACCGGTCTGGGCACGCCGAACCAGATGCGTGAGTACGTCGAGGACGGCACCGTCACCGAGTTCGCCCTGTGGAACCCGGGCGACCTGGGCTACCTCGCGGCGTTCGCCGCCAAGGCGCTCGTCGACGGCGACATCGAGGGCGAGGGCGACACCTTCACCGCCGGCGACCTGGGCGAGTTCACCGTCGGCGCGGACAACACCGTGCTGCTCGGCGAGCCGTTCCGCTTCAACGCCGACAACATCGCCGACTTCGACTTCTGA
- a CDS encoding L-rhamnose mutarotase, with translation MQRVCFQLQVRPDRMAEYRQRHAAVWPDMLAALHETGWHNYSLFLRDDGLLIGYVETPDLAAAQAGMAATEVNARWQAEMAEFFVDLDGAAPDTGFVQLQEVFHLEDQLAAPQDSTATPPAAAPTTEK, from the coding sequence GTGCAACGCGTCTGCTTCCAGCTCCAGGTCCGTCCCGACCGGATGGCGGAGTACCGGCAGCGGCACGCGGCCGTGTGGCCCGACATGCTCGCGGCCCTGCACGAGACCGGCTGGCACAACTACTCGCTCTTCCTCCGCGACGACGGCCTGCTCATCGGCTACGTCGAGACCCCCGACCTCGCCGCTGCCCAGGCCGGCATGGCCGCCACCGAGGTCAACGCCCGGTGGCAGGCCGAGATGGCCGAGTTCTTCGTCGACCTCGACGGCGCTGCCCCCGACACCGGGTTCGTGCAGCTCCAGGAGGTCTTCCACCTCGAGGACCAGCTCGCCGCCCCTCAGGACTCCACGGCGACCCCACCCGCGGCCGCCCCGACCACCGAGAAGTGA
- the rhaI gene encoding L-rhamnose isomerase: MTTFDQIAPQLEGQAIELPSWAFGNSGTRFKVFGTPGTPRSVEEKIADAATVHRFTGLAPKVALHIPWDKVDDYAALRSYAGEQGVELGTINSNTFQDDDYKFGALTHIDAKVRQKAIDHHFECIDVMAATGSRDLKIWLAEGSNYPGQADLRGRQDRLHDSLSTIYERLLTIGEEQRLVLEYKFFEPAFYHTDVPDWGTSYAQVSALGDRAAVCLDTGHHAPGTNIEFIVMQLLRLGKLGSFDFNSRFYADDDLIVGSADPFQLFRIMFEVIRGGGYGPANESGHSEVAFMLDQCHNVEDKIPGQIRSVLNVQEMTARALLVDRDALTVAQAAGDVLGAHEVFMDAFQTDVRPDLAAWREGRGLPASPMKAYAESGYQQQIEESRVGGTQLSWT; encoded by the coding sequence ATGACGACGTTCGACCAGATCGCACCGCAGCTCGAGGGCCAGGCCATCGAGCTGCCCTCGTGGGCCTTCGGCAACTCCGGCACCCGGTTCAAGGTGTTCGGCACGCCCGGCACGCCCCGCTCCGTCGAGGAGAAGATCGCCGACGCCGCGACCGTGCACCGGTTCACCGGCCTCGCCCCCAAGGTCGCGCTCCACATCCCGTGGGACAAGGTCGACGACTACGCCGCGCTCCGGTCGTACGCCGGCGAGCAGGGCGTCGAGCTCGGCACCATCAACTCCAACACCTTCCAGGACGACGACTACAAGTTCGGCGCCCTGACGCACATCGACGCGAAGGTGCGCCAGAAGGCGATCGACCACCACTTCGAGTGCATCGACGTGATGGCCGCGACCGGCTCGCGCGACCTGAAGATCTGGCTCGCCGAGGGCTCCAACTACCCCGGTCAGGCCGACCTGCGCGGCCGCCAGGACCGTCTCCACGACTCGCTGTCGACGATCTACGAGCGGCTGCTGACGATCGGCGAGGAGCAGCGCCTGGTCCTGGAGTACAAGTTCTTCGAGCCGGCGTTCTACCACACCGACGTCCCGGACTGGGGTACGTCGTACGCCCAGGTGAGCGCGCTCGGCGACCGGGCCGCGGTCTGCCTGGACACCGGCCACCACGCGCCGGGCACCAACATCGAGTTCATCGTCATGCAGCTGCTGCGGCTGGGGAAGCTCGGCTCGTTCGACTTCAACAGCCGCTTCTACGCCGACGACGACCTGATCGTCGGCTCGGCGGACCCCTTCCAGCTGTTCCGGATCATGTTCGAGGTGATCCGCGGCGGCGGCTACGGGCCGGCCAACGAGAGCGGGCACAGCGAGGTCGCGTTCATGCTCGACCAGTGCCACAACGTCGAGGACAAGATCCCCGGCCAGATCCGCTCGGTCCTCAACGTCCAGGAGATGACGGCGCGTGCGCTGCTCGTCGACCGCGACGCCCTGACCGTCGCCCAGGCGGCCGGTGACGTCCTCGGCGCCCACGAGGTCTTCATGGACGCCTTCCAGACCGACGTCCGTCCCGACCTCGCCGCCTGGCGCGAGGGGCGCGGCCTGCCCGCCAGCCCGATGAAGGCGTACGCCGAGTCCGGCTACCAGCAGCAGATCGAGGAGTCCCGCGTCGGCGGGACCCAGCTGTCCTGGACCTGA
- a CDS encoding bifunctional aldolase/short-chain dehydrogenase, giving the protein MTNPAAAELIARSNRLGADPKNTNYAGGNTSAKGTETDPVTGEPVELLWVKGSGGDLGTLKEAGLAVLRLDRMRALVDVYPGLDREDEMVAAFDYCLHGKGGAAPSIDTAMHGLVDAAHVDHLHPDSGIAIATAADGEQLTGTIFGDKVVWVPWRRPGFQLGLDIAAIKEKNPQAIGCILGGHGITAWGDTSAEAEANSLWIIDTAASYIAENSKAEPFGPALEGYAALPEAERRAKAAALAPTIRGIASVDRPMVGHFADHDVVLDFLASSEHPRLAELGTSCPDHFLRTKVKPMVLDLPASASVEDSIARLKELAVSYREDYQAYYDRNAVPTGSTTSWPAIRGADPLIVLVPGVGMFSFGKDKQTARVAGEFYTNAINVMRGAEGLSTYAPIDEAEKFRIEYWALEEAKLQRMPKPKPLATRIALITGAAGGIGKATAKKLAAEGACVVVADLSLEKAQAAAAEIGGPDVAIGVAADVSNEAAVQAMVDATVLAFGGLDLVVNNAGLSLSKSLLETTEADWDLQHNVMAKGSFLVSKAAAKVLIEQEMGGDIVYISSKNSVFAGPNNIAYSATKADQAHQVRLLAAELGAHGVKVNGVNPDGVVAGSGIFASGWGANRAAVYGVEEKDLGKFYAQRTILKREVLPENIANAVFVLCGPEMTHTTGLHVPVDAGVAAAFLR; this is encoded by the coding sequence ATGACCAACCCTGCTGCGGCCGAGCTGATCGCCCGGTCCAACCGCCTCGGCGCCGACCCCAAGAACACCAACTACGCGGGCGGCAACACCTCGGCGAAGGGCACCGAGACCGACCCGGTCACCGGTGAGCCCGTCGAGCTCCTCTGGGTCAAGGGCTCCGGGGGCGACCTCGGCACCCTGAAGGAGGCCGGCCTCGCCGTCCTCCGCCTGGACCGGATGCGCGCGCTGGTCGACGTCTACCCGGGCCTCGACCGCGAGGACGAGATGGTCGCGGCGTTCGACTACTGCCTGCACGGCAAGGGCGGTGCCGCGCCGTCGATCGACACCGCGATGCACGGCCTCGTCGACGCCGCGCACGTCGACCACCTGCACCCCGACTCCGGCATCGCGATCGCGACCGCCGCGGACGGCGAGCAGCTGACCGGCACGATCTTCGGCGACAAGGTGGTCTGGGTGCCGTGGCGTCGTCCCGGCTTCCAGCTCGGCCTCGACATCGCCGCGATCAAGGAGAAGAACCCGCAGGCCATCGGCTGCATCCTCGGCGGCCACGGCATCACCGCGTGGGGCGACACCAGCGCCGAGGCCGAGGCCAACTCGCTGTGGATCATCGACACCGCGGCGTCGTACATCGCGGAGAACTCGAAGGCCGAGCCCTTCGGCCCCGCCCTCGAGGGGTACGCCGCCCTGCCGGAGGCCGAGCGTCGCGCGAAGGCCGCTGCACTCGCGCCGACCATCCGCGGCATCGCGTCCGTCGACCGCCCGATGGTCGGCCACTTCGCCGACCACGACGTCGTCCTGGACTTCCTCGCCAGCAGCGAGCACCCGCGGCTGGCCGAGCTGGGCACCTCGTGCCCGGACCACTTCCTGCGCACCAAGGTCAAGCCGATGGTCCTCGACCTGCCGGCCTCCGCGAGCGTCGAGGACTCGATCGCCCGGCTCAAGGAGCTCGCGGTGTCGTACCGCGAGGACTACCAGGCCTACTACGACCGCAACGCGGTCCCGACGGGCTCGACCACCTCTTGGCCCGCGATCCGCGGCGCGGACCCGCTCATCGTGCTGGTCCCCGGCGTCGGCATGTTCAGCTTCGGCAAGGACAAGCAGACCGCGCGGGTGGCCGGTGAGTTCTACACCAACGCCATCAACGTGATGCGCGGCGCCGAGGGCCTCTCGACGTACGCCCCGATCGACGAGGCGGAGAAGTTCCGCATCGAGTACTGGGCGCTCGAGGAGGCCAAGCTCCAGCGGATGCCGAAGCCCAAGCCGCTCGCCACCCGGATCGCGCTGATCACCGGTGCCGCCGGCGGCATCGGCAAGGCCACCGCGAAGAAGCTCGCCGCCGAGGGCGCCTGCGTCGTCGTCGCCGACCTCTCGCTGGAGAAGGCCCAGGCCGCCGCCGCCGAGATCGGTGGCCCCGACGTCGCGATCGGCGTGGCCGCCGACGTGTCGAACGAGGCCGCCGTCCAGGCGATGGTCGACGCGACCGTGCTCGCCTTCGGCGGGCTCGACCTGGTCGTCAACAACGCCGGCCTGTCGCTGTCCAAGTCGCTCCTCGAGACCACCGAGGCCGACTGGGACCTGCAGCACAACGTGATGGCCAAGGGCTCGTTCCTGGTCTCCAAGGCCGCGGCCAAGGTGCTGATCGAGCAGGAGATGGGCGGCGACATCGTCTACATCTCCTCGAAGAACTCCGTCTTCGCCGGCCCGAACAACATCGCCTACTCCGCGACCAAGGCCGACCAGGCCCACCAGGTCCGGCTGCTCGCCGCCGAGCTCGGCGCGCACGGCGTCAAGGTCAACGGCGTGAACCCCGACGGCGTCGTCGCGGGCTCGGGCATCTTCGCCAGCGGCTGGGGGGCCAACCGCGCCGCGGTCTACGGCGTGGAGGAGAAGGACCTCGGCAAGTTCTACGCGCAGCGCACCATCCTCAAGCGCGAGGTGCTGCCGGAGAACATCGCCAACGCGGTGTTCGTGCTGTGCGGTCCCGAGATGACCCACACCACCGGCCTGCACGTGCCCGTGGACGCGGGCGTCGCCGCGGCGTTCCTGCGATGA
- a CDS encoding rhamnulokinase family protein — protein MIAAARPGSAVRVAAVDLGATSGRIMAGRVGPRSLHLEELHRFPNGGVRANGSLFWDVLGIHREVLAGVREVARTGPLHGIGIDSWAVDYGLLDRDGNLLGSPYSHRDSRTDGVSARVLEKVGADELYATTGLQNLPFNTIYQLAAAQGTAALESAQQLLLLPDLLGYWLTGKIGAERTNASTTGLYDVRTREWAVDLAKRVGLPWAILPPLREPGDVIGPVLGEVAEQLGVDADVPVVAVGSHDTASAVVGVPAVEDDFAYISSGTWSLVGLELERPVLSEAARLADFTNEGGVDGTVRFLKNVTGLWVLSECLRTWSHERIREASLAAVLEGADEAPPLRTVVDINDPRLLPPGTGSIDGMPSRIQQLAEEAGEPIPRTPVAIARTVLDSLALAYRKHLRTAAELAGRSPSVIHIVGGGSQNHLLCQLTADAAGIPVLAGPSEAAALGNVLVQARTLGAPLRDLAAMRDLVRRTHELHRFEPRPGTDWDAAEARASR, from the coding sequence ATGATCGCGGCCGCCCGGCCGGGATCGGCGGTGCGCGTCGCGGCCGTCGACCTCGGCGCGACCAGCGGTCGCATCATGGCCGGCCGGGTCGGCCCCCGCTCGCTGCACCTGGAGGAGCTGCACCGCTTCCCCAACGGCGGGGTGCGCGCCAACGGCTCGCTCTTCTGGGACGTGCTCGGCATCCACCGCGAGGTGCTGGCCGGCGTCCGCGAGGTGGCCCGCACCGGGCCGCTGCACGGCATCGGGATCGACTCGTGGGCGGTCGACTACGGCCTGCTCGACCGGGACGGCAACCTGCTCGGCAGCCCCTACAGCCACCGCGACTCCCGCACCGACGGAGTCTCGGCGCGGGTGCTGGAGAAGGTCGGCGCCGACGAGCTGTACGCCACGACCGGGCTGCAGAACCTGCCGTTCAACACGATCTACCAGCTCGCGGCCGCTCAGGGCACCGCGGCGCTGGAGTCGGCCCAGCAGCTGCTCCTGCTGCCGGACCTGCTCGGCTACTGGCTCACCGGCAAGATCGGCGCGGAGCGCACCAACGCCTCGACCACGGGCCTGTACGACGTGCGGACCCGCGAGTGGGCGGTCGACCTCGCCAAGCGGGTGGGCCTGCCGTGGGCGATCCTGCCGCCGCTGCGCGAGCCCGGCGACGTGATCGGGCCGGTGCTCGGCGAGGTGGCCGAGCAGCTGGGCGTCGACGCCGACGTACCCGTCGTCGCCGTGGGCTCCCACGACACCGCCTCGGCGGTCGTCGGGGTGCCGGCCGTGGAGGACGACTTCGCCTACATCTCCTCGGGCACCTGGTCGCTGGTCGGCCTGGAGCTGGAGAGGCCGGTGCTGTCGGAGGCCGCGCGGCTGGCCGACTTCACCAACGAGGGCGGCGTCGACGGCACGGTCCGGTTCCTGAAGAACGTGACGGGCCTGTGGGTGCTCTCCGAGTGCCTGCGCACTTGGTCGCACGAGCGGATCCGCGAGGCGAGCCTCGCGGCCGTGCTCGAAGGTGCCGACGAGGCGCCGCCGCTGCGCACGGTCGTCGACATCAACGACCCGCGGCTGCTGCCCCCCGGCACGGGTTCGATCGACGGCATGCCGTCGCGGATCCAGCAGCTGGCCGAGGAGGCGGGGGAGCCGATCCCGCGCACCCCCGTCGCCATCGCCCGCACGGTGCTCGACAGCCTCGCCCTGGCCTACCGCAAGCACCTGCGCACGGCCGCCGAGCTCGCCGGTCGGTCCCCGTCGGTGATCCACATCGTGGGCGGCGGCTCGCAGAACCACCTGCTCTGCCAGCTCACCGCCGACGCGGCCGGGATCCCCGTCCTGGCCGGTCCGTCGGAGGCGGCCGCGCTCGGGAACGTGCTCGTCCAGGCCCGCACGCTGGGTGCGCCGCTGCGCGACCTGGCGGCGATGCGGGACCTGGTGCGTCGTACCCACGAGCTGCACCGTTTCGAGCCCCGTCCCGGCACCGACTGGGACGCCGCGGAGGCCCGCGCGTCCCGCTGA
- a CDS encoding glycosyl hydrolase, which produces MNDVRPTPHPLRRRTLFGGAAAGLGLAAVAGAAPAGAHGRGRTGAKDLLRSFARPGTATAAGFRWWWPNGLVDPREVEREVDQVADAGFGVLEIADVTHSLNARGIEMDLAQHGWGTPSWVRGVKAALARGARRDVRIDITVGPSWPAAVPTVTPDDDAACTELAHGQTTLAAGATYDDVVPAPVIAAAATSTRRELVAVQAYRDLGTVKAITTLDPASRVDLTDRVRDGRLTWTAPADGAWVLLSYWRRGSAQEPEAGPHTDPPSYVVDHFSAAGSAAVVDLWEDRILDRELRRLLRKAGGHLFEDSLEIETDATIWTPLMLAEFEQRAGYDLLPFLPVVVEAHEKYLFAFDAVTTTRVRDDFNQVLSDLYRDHHLLPIQRFARSLGMGLRVQPYGLETDTVEHAALLDVPETESLGFKNLDDYRVMSGGRDLAGHTLLSCEAACYNGAAYNTTWDRALQTLNSIFAAGVNQCVLHGFAYADAPDVTWPGFAAFSPYYNGAIGYGEAWGPRTPQWRHMPDIAGYLARTQLVLQTGTPKHDIVFLRQKGWTSTGIGAPWATNVGIPTGWTHSFATPALLDLPLARVQGGRFAPDGPAYQVMVIGPDQFRGAERTMAVATARKVLSLGRAGLPVVLLGDWSTVEPVGLAQPGETATLRSLLAALAALPTTRSVLTDVELPTAFAALGVTPAVTHETSTVMHLRRVEGDTDLYYLANAKHAENRKLVRVTQDVWLSATDRSSVPYLLDAWTGTVTPVAAYERDGDRVRVTVDLLPGQSTVVALTAPARGDRTPAVVASTGTVRRDGSRVVLRATAAGAHSVTLASGRVVRTSVDRVREPVVPASWELALEDWQPGSTASTTVRPVRRTTLTTLAPWSQLPGLEDVSGVGRYRTVLDLGRDWTDDDGALLELGEVNDTFRVTVNGDRLPPCDVLGTTVDLGRRLRRGRNVIEVEVASTLLNRLRTVTPEVYGVAARQAYGLVGPVRLVPYAERSLRV; this is translated from the coding sequence ATGAACGACGTCCGACCGACCCCTCATCCCCTTCGTCGGCGGACGCTGTTCGGAGGAGCCGCCGCCGGCCTCGGTCTCGCAGCCGTGGCCGGCGCGGCTCCGGCGGGCGCCCACGGTCGCGGCCGGACCGGTGCCAAGGACCTGCTGCGGTCCTTCGCCCGGCCCGGCACCGCGACCGCGGCGGGCTTCCGGTGGTGGTGGCCCAACGGGCTGGTCGACCCGCGGGAGGTCGAGCGCGAGGTCGACCAGGTCGCCGACGCGGGCTTCGGCGTGCTGGAGATCGCGGACGTCACGCACAGCCTGAACGCCCGCGGGATCGAGATGGACCTCGCGCAGCACGGGTGGGGCACGCCGTCGTGGGTGCGCGGCGTCAAGGCCGCCCTCGCCCGCGGCGCCCGTCGCGACGTCCGCATCGACATCACGGTCGGGCCCTCGTGGCCCGCCGCGGTCCCCACCGTCACCCCCGACGACGACGCCGCCTGCACCGAGCTGGCCCACGGCCAGACCACGCTCGCCGCGGGGGCGACGTACGACGACGTCGTGCCCGCGCCCGTCATCGCCGCCGCAGCGACCAGCACCCGCCGCGAGCTGGTCGCCGTGCAGGCCTACCGCGACCTCGGCACGGTCAAGGCGATCACCACGCTCGACCCGGCCTCGCGCGTCGACCTCACCGACCGGGTCCGCGACGGCCGGCTGACCTGGACGGCCCCGGCCGACGGCGCCTGGGTGCTGCTGTCGTACTGGCGCCGCGGCTCCGCGCAGGAGCCCGAGGCGGGGCCGCACACCGACCCGCCGTCGTACGTCGTCGACCACTTCAGCGCCGCCGGCTCCGCCGCCGTCGTCGACCTGTGGGAGGACCGGATCCTCGACCGCGAGCTGCGCCGGCTGCTGAGGAAGGCCGGCGGCCACCTCTTCGAGGACTCCCTCGAGATCGAGACCGACGCGACCATCTGGACGCCGCTGATGCTCGCCGAGTTCGAGCAGCGGGCCGGCTACGACCTGCTGCCGTTCCTGCCGGTCGTCGTCGAGGCGCACGAGAAGTACCTCTTCGCCTTCGACGCCGTCACCACCACCCGGGTCCGCGACGACTTCAACCAGGTGCTGAGCGACCTCTACCGCGACCACCACCTGCTGCCGATCCAGCGCTTCGCGCGCTCGCTCGGGATGGGCCTGCGCGTGCAGCCGTACGGACTGGAGACCGACACCGTCGAGCACGCCGCGCTGCTCGACGTGCCGGAGACCGAGTCGCTCGGCTTCAAGAACCTGGACGACTACCGGGTGATGTCCGGGGGCCGCGACCTCGCCGGCCACACGCTCCTGTCCTGCGAGGCCGCCTGCTACAACGGCGCCGCCTACAACACGACCTGGGACCGCGCGCTCCAGACGCTGAACAGCATCTTCGCGGCCGGCGTGAACCAGTGCGTGCTGCACGGCTTCGCGTACGCCGACGCCCCGGATGTCACCTGGCCCGGCTTCGCCGCCTTCTCGCCGTACTACAACGGGGCGATCGGGTACGGCGAGGCCTGGGGCCCGCGGACCCCTCAGTGGCGGCACATGCCCGACATCGCCGGCTACCTCGCCCGCACGCAGCTGGTCCTGCAGACCGGCACCCCGAAGCACGACATCGTCTTCCTGCGCCAGAAGGGCTGGACCTCCACCGGCATCGGCGCGCCCTGGGCGACCAACGTCGGCATCCCGACCGGCTGGACGCACTCGTTCGCCACGCCGGCGCTGCTCGACCTGCCGCTGGCGCGGGTGCAGGGCGGGCGGTTCGCGCCGGACGGGCCGGCGTACCAGGTCATGGTGATCGGCCCGGACCAGTTCCGCGGTGCCGAGCGGACGATGGCCGTGGCCACCGCCCGGAAGGTGCTGTCGCTCGGTCGGGCGGGTCTGCCGGTCGTGCTGCTCGGTGACTGGTCCACGGTGGAGCCGGTGGGCCTGGCGCAGCCGGGGGAGACCGCGACGCTGCGCTCCCTGCTGGCCGCGCTCGCGGCGCTGCCGACCACTCGCTCCGTGCTGACGGACGTCGAGCTGCCGACCGCCTTCGCCGCGCTCGGCGTCACGCCCGCCGTGACGCACGAGACCTCGACCGTCATGCACCTGCGCCGCGTCGAGGGCGACACCGACCTCTACTACCTGGCCAACGCCAAGCACGCGGAGAACCGCAAGCTGGTCCGGGTGACCCAGGACGTCTGGCTCTCCGCCACCGACCGCTCGTCGGTGCCCTACCTGCTCGACGCGTGGACCGGCACGGTCACGCCGGTCGCGGCCTACGAGCGGGACGGCGATCGCGTGCGGGTCACCGTCGACCTGCTGCCCGGCCAGTCGACCGTGGTCGCGCTGACGGCTCCTGCCCGAGGCGACCGCACCCCGGCGGTCGTCGCGTCGACCGGCACGGTCCGCCGGGACGGATCACGGGTGGTCCTGCGGGCGACCGCGGCGGGCGCGCACAGCGTCACGCTGGCGTCGGGACGGGTGGTGCGTACCTCGGTCGATCGCGTCCGCGAGCCCGTCGTACCCGCGTCGTGGGAGCTCGCCCTCGAGGACTGGCAGCCCGGGTCGACCGCGTCGACCACGGTGCGGCCGGTCCGTCGGACGACCCTCACGACGCTGGCGCCCTGGTCGCAGCTCCCGGGCCTCGAGGACGTCTCCGGGGTCGGCCGCTATCGCACCGTCCTCGACCTCGGCCGCGACTGGACCGACGACGACGGCGCGCTGCTGGAGCTCGGGGAGGTCAACGACACCTTCCGGGTCACGGTCAACGGCGACCGGCTGCCGCCGTGCGACGTGCTCGGGACGACCGTCGACCTCGGCCGCCGGCTGCGCCGGGGCCGCAACGTCATCGAGGTCGAGGTGGCCTCCACGCTGCTGAACCGGCTGCGCACGGTCACCCCCGAGGTGTACGGCGTCGCCGCCCGCCAGGCGTACGGGCTGGTCGGTCCGGTCCGGCTGGTGCCGTACGCCGAGCGGTCGCTGCGGGTCTGA
- a CDS encoding sigma-70 family RNA polymerase sigma factor: MDQTDIFEAERPRLVGIASRVLGDHAEAEDVVQQAWLRLHGTDAEIDSLPAWLTTVTTRLCLDRLRSRTPVPVEEVEPEETVADPADDVALADTVGLALNVVLDRLAPRERIAFVLHDSFGFEFPTIAALLDTTPVAARKLASRARAKVTQPHPEDRLADWEVVDAFMAAARNGDFEQLLRLLAPDAAVTADDAAVLVGTPRQLDGRDEVATFFNGSATSALPVFVGDRPGSAWFHLGAAKVLFDFTVGDGLVQGITFRAAPELLAQVVRRDGGRPRG; the protein is encoded by the coding sequence GTGGACCAGACAGACATCTTCGAGGCCGAGCGACCGCGCCTGGTGGGGATCGCGAGCCGGGTGCTCGGCGACCACGCCGAGGCCGAGGACGTCGTGCAGCAGGCGTGGCTGCGGCTGCACGGGACGGACGCCGAGATCGACAGCCTGCCGGCTTGGCTGACGACCGTGACCACCCGGCTCTGCCTCGACCGGCTGCGCTCGCGGACCCCTGTCCCCGTGGAGGAGGTCGAGCCCGAGGAGACGGTCGCCGATCCCGCGGACGACGTGGCACTCGCCGATACGGTCGGTCTCGCCCTGAACGTCGTGCTGGACCGGCTCGCCCCGCGCGAGCGCATCGCCTTCGTGCTCCACGACAGCTTCGGCTTCGAGTTCCCGACGATCGCGGCGCTCCTCGACACGACTCCGGTGGCCGCGCGCAAGCTGGCCTCCCGGGCCCGGGCCAAGGTCACCCAGCCGCATCCCGAGGACCGGCTCGCCGACTGGGAGGTGGTCGACGCGTTCATGGCCGCGGCCCGGAACGGCGACTTCGAGCAGCTGCTGCGCCTCCTCGCCCCGGATGCCGCCGTGACGGCCGACGACGCCGCCGTCCTGGTCGGCACCCCCCGGCAGCTCGACGGCCGCGACGAGGTGGCGACGTTCTTCAACGGCAGCGCCACCTCCGCGCTCCCGGTCTTCGTCGGCGACCGGCCCGGGTCCGCCTGGTTCCACCTCGGCGCGGCCAAGGTCCTCTTCGACTTCACCGTCGGCGACGGACTCGTGCAGGGCATCACCTTCCGAGCCGCGCCCGAGCTGCTCGCGCAGGTCGTACGGCGCGACGGCGGGCGGCCGCGCGGCTGA
- a CDS encoding FCD domain-containing protein: protein MRAYKQVVERVEGQILAGTLKVGDRLPAERDLAVQLQVSRAAVREAMRTLEAQGVVRSGVGSGPDAGTVVSALPSEALTRVLRLHVALANFAMDDVVAARVMLERSSAGLAAAHASAEALAAVAEPLEAMSGEPDRHEFNDLDTAFHIAIAEAGGNRLVADMTIAIREAMRLPILRELEQLGERWPEVRTRLCAEHRAIHDAIAAGDQVRAAELMEAHIHSARRLLAP, encoded by the coding sequence GTGCGCGCCTACAAGCAGGTCGTGGAGCGGGTCGAGGGGCAGATCCTGGCCGGCACCCTCAAGGTCGGGGACCGGCTGCCCGCCGAGCGTGACCTCGCCGTGCAGCTGCAGGTGTCGCGGGCCGCGGTCCGGGAGGCGATGCGGACCCTGGAGGCGCAGGGCGTCGTACGCTCCGGGGTCGGCTCGGGCCCGGACGCCGGCACCGTCGTCTCCGCGCTGCCGTCGGAGGCCCTGACCCGGGTGCTGCGCCTGCACGTCGCGCTGGCCAACTTCGCGATGGACGACGTGGTCGCCGCCCGGGTGATGCTGGAGCGCTCCAGCGCCGGGTTGGCCGCCGCGCACGCCTCGGCCGAGGCGCTGGCCGCGGTCGCCGAACCCCTCGAGGCGATGTCGGGCGAGCCGGACCGGCACGAGTTCAACGACCTCGACACGGCCTTCCACATCGCGATCGCCGAGGCCGGCGGCAACCGTCTGGTCGCCGACATGACGATCGCGATCCGCGAGGCGATGCGGCTGCCCATCCTGCGCGAGCTCGAGCAGCTCGGCGAGCGGTGGCCCGAGGTCCGCACCCGGCTGTGTGCCGAGCACCGGGCGATCCACGACGCCATCGCCGCCGGCGACCAGGTCCGCGCGGCGGAGCTGATGGAGGCGCACATCCACTCGGCTCGGCGGCTGCTCGCGCCGTAG